From Sphingobacterium bambusae:
TGCAAACTTCACAGAGAGACAGTACGGCGTTCGTGTTGGAGGCCCGATAGTAAAAGATAAGTTGTTTTTCTTTTTGAATTATGAAAAGACAGAAAACGTTACTCCATTAAGTTTTATCCCTGGTGGAGCTGATGGTTCACAATTGCGCGTTGCCGATATTGAACGTGTTGCAGCTCGTGCAAGCGCGTTAGGCTACGACCCAGGAAGTTTCTTAGATCAAGAAACTAGAAATGAATCAGACAAAATCTTCGCTAGATTTGATTACAACATCAATGATATTCATAAATTAACAGCTCGCTATAGTTACGTTAGTGGTTCAGCTACTGATTTAAGTAGATCGATTAATGCTTTAACGTTCTCTAATGGTGCTATATTAAGAGAAAGTAAAACGAATTCCGCAGTTATTGAGTTGAATAGCCGCTTTTCAAATGAGTGGTCTAATAATCTAGTTGTCGGATACACAGCGGTAAGAGAACCTCGTTCAGCACCAGGATCTCCTTTCCCAAGGGTTGCCATTCAATTGGGGGGCGGACAGTTTATTAATTTGGGAACGGAGCCTTTCTCTACGGTAAACCAGTTAGACCAAAATGTGTTTACGTTAACGAACAACTTGACGTGGTATAAAGGTAATCATACCTTGACGTTTGGTACACATAATGAGTTCTACAAGATGTACAATGGTTTTATTGGTAGTGCGTTCGGTAATTACACCTTCAGTAATTCACCTGCTAGCGATATCAATCCCGCAACTGGACAATCTTACACGGCAATCGATAACTTTGAAAGAGGTTTAGCAAGTGCTTTTCAATATAACTACAGTAACACGGATGACCCTAGACAGGGTGCTGATTTTAGTGCTTTACAGTTAGGCTTTTATATTCAGGACGAGTTTCAGGTTGCTAGTAATCTGAAGTTAACTGGTGGTATCCGATTGGATATTCCGATGTATTTGACAGATCCCATGGAGAATACCGACTTTAATAGCTCTATCTTGGCAATGCGTTATGACGTCCAAACTAACAGAATGCCGAAACCAGCATTTATGTGGTCCCCTCGTGTAGGTTTCAACTGGGATGTAAATGAAGATAGATCTACAGTGATTCGTGGAGGTGTTGGTGTGTTTACATCTAGATTTCCATTCGTATGGGCATCTGGAGCATATACACAAAGTGGCGCTTTACTAGGAGGAAATCAGCTTAATGCTGGATCTGGTAACGCTCCTAATATCACATTTATACCGGATGTTAATAATCAGCCAAAGCGTGATGGCACTGTAACACCTTCTGGTAATATCTCCGTATTAGCTGAGAACTTAAGATTACCGCAAATTGCTAGAAGTTCGATTGCTGTCGATCAGAAATTGCCATGGGGTATCCAAGGTACTGCGGAATTTATGTATTCAAAGAACCTTAGTTCTTTCCGCTTTACAGATTTAAACTTAACCGATCCTATCGGTCAATTGGAAGGTGCGGACAATCGCGTTATTTATGCTGCTAACAATAATGATAAACGTGTGTTAGATAATTACACGCAGGTGATCTATATCAACAACGAGAATCAAGGTTATTCTTGGTCTGCAACGGCACAATTGTCGAAAAGCTTTGCTCAAGGATTCTTTGGATCTATCGCTTACACGTATACAGAGGCGAAAGATTTATTCTCTGGATCTTCTTCGCAGAACCAATCTAACTTCTTTAGAACAGCTACAGTGAATGGTCCAAATAATATTACATTAGGACATAATCCATTTAGTACAGGTAGCCGAGTTATTGGAGTTGCATCATATACAAAGCAGTATATTAATCACTTGGGTACAACCATCTCGTTGGTGTACAATGGACAGTCTGGTGCTAGATTCTCATACCTTATCAATGGTGATCCAGGAAGAAGCTCGTCAGGTAGTGCTAGTGACCAATATGCTTTGATGTACATCCCTAGAGATGCAAGCGAAATGCGTTTTGTAGCACAAAATAACATGACGGAGGCACAACAGTGGCAAGCTTTTAACGAATTTATTGAAGCAAATCCTTATTTGAGAGATAGAAGAGGTAAATATGCGGAAAGAAATGGTGATCGCGCTCCTTTCTCTCACAAATTTGACTTTAGAATCTTACAGGACATCTTCACGAATGTTGGTGGTAAAAAGAACACAATTCAGTTATCTTTGGATATCATGAATGTTGGTGCGCTGTTGAATAAAGATTGGGGTAAGCAATATAGCGGTGGTGGAAGTTTTTGGGATAATTCTTTCCGTCCTGTTACTTTTGATAGTTATGTTGCTGGTACAACAACACCTCAGTACAGATTAGGTGATTTAAAT
This genomic window contains:
- a CDS encoding TonB-dependent receptor produces the protein MKKSLLFFALVLASYGTIQAQVTTSSVTGQVTQSSGQLTAGATIKATHTPSGTVYSSSTNESGRFSLAGMRVGGPYRVEVTYIGQTPIVYDDIYLKLGEPFALNVIFNENATSLDEVVVTAEGSRTLRTGASTSISNRQIQSLPTVSRSLNDFTRLTPQADIKGSSLSIGGMNNRFNQLTIDGAVSNDVFGLSEGGTNGASTGVSPISLDAIEEMTVQVAPFDVRAGGFAGGGISAVTRSGTNDVQGSAYFFTRNQNLTGRTPGALIGDDGERLKLANFTERQYGVRVGGPIVKDKLFFFLNYEKTENVTPLSFIPGGADGSQLRVADIERVAARASALGYDPGSFLDQETRNESDKIFARFDYNINDIHKLTARYSYVSGSATDLSRSINALTFSNGAILRESKTNSAVIELNSRFSNEWSNNLVVGYTAVREPRSAPGSPFPRVAIQLGGGQFINLGTEPFSTVNQLDQNVFTLTNNLTWYKGNHTLTFGTHNEFYKMYNGFIGSAFGNYTFSNSPASDINPATGQSYTAIDNFERGLASAFQYNYSNTDDPRQGADFSALQLGFYIQDEFQVASNLKLTGGIRLDIPMYLTDPMENTDFNSSILAMRYDVQTNRMPKPAFMWSPRVGFNWDVNEDRSTVIRGGVGVFTSRFPFVWASGAYTQSGALLGGNQLNAGSGNAPNITFIPDVNNQPKRDGTVTPSGNISVLAENLRLPQIARSSIAVDQKLPWGIQGTAEFMYSKNLSSFRFTDLNLTDPIGQLEGADNRVIYAANNNDKRVLDNYTQVIYINNENQGYSWSATAQLSKSFAQGFFGSIAYTYTEAKDLFSGSSSQNQSNFFRTATVNGPNNITLGHNPFSTGSRVIGVASYTKQYINHLGTTISLVYNGQSGARFSYLINGDPGRSSSGSASDQYALMYIPRDASEMRFVAQNNMTEAQQWQAFNEFIEANPYLRDRRGKYAERNGDRAPFSHKFDFRILQDIFTNVGGKKNTIQLSLDIMNVGALLNKDWGKQYSGGGSFWDNSFRPVTFDSYVAGTTTPQYRLGDLNDNVPYFVSDLPSRWSAQVGVRYIFN